From Schistocerca cancellata isolate TAMUIC-IGC-003103 chromosome 6, iqSchCanc2.1, whole genome shotgun sequence, a single genomic window includes:
- the LOC126088136 gene encoding uncharacterized protein LOC126088136, producing the protein MDEIDTELLITLVEVRPVLWDKTLDAYRDRIATKNAWREVCVALKQDFDEMEDKDKNAFGIEVIRRWTNLRDSFVKSNIKIQAAKKSGSAAKKKKKYVYSDQLQFLKKLYDARETEDSFQSERTARLEEDIETQGSVENTENVSGPFDTAPTQQTSKSECHTNRKHRKPDAIEMKILRALEEDKPCSKMSFLLSLKPHLEKFDEQDYLQFQMGVLKVIENIYERRNILTAQPPPFTHYTPPMPYNNRFQAYSYSPMENAAPISSYHTHQIRPPPAAPNPTTFLEQPLQTSQGRSSYQRINKVPPPYPSPSTSSHEGPPSTTQFYNVFAESLSPQSDSTVSPATNSLVSTADIDIDFSTS; encoded by the exons atggatgaaattgatactgaacttttgataaccttggtggaagtaagacctgttctgtgggacaaaactctagatgcgtatagagatcgtattgctacaaagaatgcttggcgggaagtttgcgtagcactgaagcaagattttgatgagatggaagacaaagataaaaatgcgtttg gtatagaagtaatacggaggtggaccaatctacgagactcctttgtgaagtcaaacataaaaattcaagctgcgaaaaaaagtggctcagcagcaaagaaaaagaaaaagtatgtatattctgatcagctgcagtttctaaaaaagctgtatgatgctcgagagacggaggacagttttcaatcggaacgcaccgccagactggaagaagatatagaaacgcagggctccgtcgaaaatactgagaatgtttctgggccatttgatacagcacccacacaacaaacatccaaaagcgagtgccatacaaacagaaaacatagaaaacctgatgcaatcgaaatgaaaatattacgagctctggaagaagacaaaccttgcagcaaaatgtcatttttacttagtctgaagcctcatctggaaaaatttgatgaacaggattatcttcagtttcagatgggagtcctcaaagttatagaaaatatatatgaaaggagaaatatattgacagctcaacctcctccatttacccattacacacctcccatgccctataataatagatttcaagcttattcttattcacctatggaaaatgctgctccaatatcctcttaccatacgcatcagattcgtcctcctccagctgcaccaaacccaactacttttctcgaacaaccattacagacttctcaaggtcgcagttcttatcaacgaattaataaagtgccaccaccatacccttcgccttccacaagtagccatgaaggcccaccatcaacaacgcagttctacaacgtttttgcagagagcctgtcgccacaaagtgacagtacagtcagtcctgctacaaactctttggtttcaactgctgatattgatattgacttttctacttcataa